In Kytococcus sedentarius DSM 20547, the sequence ATGGCGGACACCGTGGCCGCGGCCGGACGACGCCGTCGCCACGACCGGCTGGCCCGATCCGCGACGAGCCTCTCGGGCACCTGAGCCAGGCGGGGTGAGCCAAGCGGGGTGATCAGGCCCGGCGCAGGGACCCGCTGGTCCCGGGCGCGGGCACCCGGGACCGGCGGGCTGGCGCCTCCCGGCACCCACCGGTCACTGACCGGTCACCGGGCGTTCACCACGCCAACACCAGCGGTCCATGTGCTCTCCCTAGGGTCACGGACTGGGCCCTCACGCCCACCACCCCTCGTCCATCCCGACCCCTGCGGAGAACCCATGCGCAACGAAGGCCGTCGCCTCCTGCCCCTCCTGACCCAGCCCCTCACCGGTGGCCGTCAGTCCATGACCTGCAAGTACCGCTGCGCCGACCAGTGCGCGCAGCCCACGCCGAACACCTCCGACAACACCTACTTCGGCGACGTCGTGGCCGACGGCGCCAGCCGCCGCCAGGTGCTCCTGGCCGGCGGCCTGGGCCTCGCGGCCGCCGCTGCGGCCGGGACCGCCAACATGCCGTCCGCCGGCGCCGCGAACGTGCAGACCGAGGGCGCGAACGTCCTGGGCTTCGACCCGATCGTCCCCACCCCCGCCGACGTGGACGAGCTCCGCGTGCCGGACGGCTTCGAGTGGAAGGCCATCTCCAGCTGGGGTGACCCCATCCGCGCCGGTGCCCCGAAGCTGGACTTCGAGAACCAGACCGAGGCCGCGCAGCTCGAGCAGGTCGGCTACAACGCCGACTTCGTCACCGTGGTCCCCACCGGCAAGCACACCGCCGTCCTGGGCTTCAACAACGAGTACGTGAACCCCGAGCTGATGTGGCAGTCCGCCGCCGACGGCGAGGACCTCACCGACGAGCAGATCCGCATCACGATGGCGGCGCACGGCCTGACCATCGTCGGCCTGAAGCGCGGCAACGACAAGCAGTTCTACCGCCACGACCTGTCCTCCCCGCTGAACCGCCGCATCCACATGGGCACCGAGTTCACCCTCACCGGTGCCGCGGCCGGCCACGACCTCATGAAGACCTCCGCCGACCCGAGCGGCACGGTCGTGCTGGGCACGAACAACAACTGCGCCGGTGGCCTGACCCCCTGGGGCACCATCCTCTCCGGTGAGGAGAACTGGCACGGGTACTTCGCCGGCGCCGGCGCCCCGGCCGAGATGGCCGAGGAGATCGAGCGCTACGGCATCGGCGACGAGGGCCGCTTCGCCTGGGAGAAGGTCGACGACCGCTTCTCGCTGGCCGCCGAGCCGAACGAGACCCACCGCTTCGGCTACATCGTGGAGGTCGACCCCACCGACCCGACCTCGACGCCGGTGAAGCACACCGCCCTGGGCCGCTTCAAGCACGAGGGCGGCAACACGATCATCGCCGACAACGGCAAGGTCGTGGTCTACATGGGCGACGACGAGCGCTACGACTACATGTACAAGTTCGTCTCCGCCGGCACCTACAAGGAGGGCGACAAGAAGCACAACATGTCGCTGCTCTCCGAGGGCGACCTCTACGTCGCCAAGTTCACCGGCGACGGCTTCGAGGACGGCGTCTGCGACGGCACCGGCACCTGGATCCCGCTGGTCAAGGACGGCAAGAGCGCCGTCGAGGGCATGTCCGTGGCCGAGGTGCTCATCTTCACCCGCATCGCCGCCGACAAGGTGGGCCCCACCAAGATGGACCGCCCCGAGGACGTCGAGCCCAACCCGGTCAACCGCAAGATCTACGCCGCGCTGACCAACAACTCCAAGCGCTCGCCCTCCGAGATCGACGAGGCCAACCCGCGCGCCGAGAACAAGCACGGCCACATCATCGAGCTCACCGAGGCCGGTGGCGACCACACGGCCGAGGAGTTCACGTGGATGCTGGTGCTCATCGCCGGTGACCCCACCGACCCCACCACCTACTTCGCCGGCTACGACAAGTCCCGGGTGGCCCCCATCTCCTGCCCGGACAACGTGGCCTTCGACTCGGTGGGCAACCTGTGGATCGCCACCGACGGCATGCCCAGCGGCCTCGGTCACTGCGACGGCCTCTACATCATGCCGGTGGAGGGTGAGGACCGCGGCAAGCTGCAGCAGTTCCTCTCCGTCCCCGCCGCCGCCGAGTGCTGCGGCCCCTGGATCGGCGCTGACGGCACCTCGGTGTTCATCGCCGTCCAGCACCCCGGTGAGGCCGACGGCGCGTCCCCGGCCCACCCGGTCTCGGTCTTCCCCTACGACGACTACCGCCAGCCGCGTCCGGCCGTCGTCGAGGTGAAGCGCAAGGCCGGTGGCCCGATCATCGACACCGGCGTCGCGTCCGGTTCGGCCTTCGGCAACGCCCAGGCCCGCGTGGGTTCGCTCCTCGGCTGACCCTCCCCGCGCCAGAGCGGCCCGCTCCCCTCACGGGGCGGGCCGCTCTGCTGTGTCGATGGGGTGAGCATCGGCCGCTCAGCCGGGCCCGCCCGGTGTCTCCCCCGCAGCGGCGCCTCACCCACCGCCCTGGGTGCGCCCCGTCAGGCCACGCGGTCGGCGACGGCGTGCACGAGCTGCCGCAGCGCGTCCGGCACCTCACCGTCGCCCAGCGGCTCCAGCATCGACTCGGTCTGGCGGGCGTAGGCCAGGGTGAACTCGCGGGCCTCCTGCAGGCCCGGGTGTGCGCGCAGCATGCCCAGGGCCTCGGACAGGTCCTCCTCGGCCACCGGCCCGGCGAGTAGCTCGCGCAGGCGGGCGCTCCCCGCATCGGTGCTGCGGCGGGCGAACAACACCGGCAGCGTGGCCTTGCCCTCGCGGAGGTCGGTCCCAGGCGTCTTGCCGGACTCCTCCGCATCGGAGGCGACGTCCAACAGGTCGTCGGCCAGCTGGAAGACCAGCCCCAGGCGCTCCCCGAACGCGCCCATCAGCTCCACGGTCGCCGCGTCGCAGCCGGAGAACTGCGCCCCGTAGCACGCGGCGGCGGCGATGAGGGCGCCGGTCTTGTCGGCGAGCACCCCGAGCAGGTGGTCCACCGGGTCGACGCCGGCGGGCACGGGCCGCTCGTCCCGGATCTGCCCCGCGCACAGGCGCACGAAGGTGTCGGCCTGCAGGCGCACCGCCTCCGGCCCCAGCTCCGCCACCAGGGCCGAGGACTTGCCGAACAGCATGTCGCCCACCACCACGGAGGTGGCGTTGCCGTAGCGGGCGTTGGCGCTGGGCACGCCCCGGCGCAGGTCGGCGTCGTCCATGACGTCGTCGTGGTAGAGCGAGGCCAGGTGCACCAGCTCCACCGCGGCGGCGGCCTTGACGACCTCGGGGGTGGGGCCGTCCCCGAGCCCGGAGACCAGCAGGGCGAGCTGGGGGCGGAAGCGCTTGCCGCCGGCCTGCATCAGGTAGGCCGACGCCTCGGCGATGAAGGGGTCGTCGTGCTGGACAACCTCGGCCAGCAGGGCGTCGACCTGCTGCATGCCGGACGCGACGCCGCTCAGGCCCGCGTCAGGGCGCGCATTCTCCACAGTGGTTCCTCGAGTGTGCAGGGTCATGGGCAGGCGAGTCAGCGTCCCGCGGGGCAGTGGGCCGTGTGCAGGGCGACCACGCCACCGGAGAGGTTACGCACCTCCACGCCCGTCCACCCGGCAGCCTCCACCATGCGGCGGACCCCGTCCCGGTCCGGCCAGTCCGCGATCGACTCGGCGAGGTAGTGGTAGCTCTCCGGGTTGGAGGACACGCGGCTGGCGATCGCCGGCAGGGCCTTCATCAGGTAGGTGTCGTACACCGTCCGGAAGGGTGCGAAGGTCGGGCTGGAGAACTCGCACAGCACCAACCGGCCGCCCGGGCGGGTGACGCGTGCCATCTCACGCAGCGCCAGGGCCGGGTCGGCCACGTTGCGCAGCGCGAAGCTGATGGTGGTGACGTCGAACGATGCGTCCTCGAAGGGCAGGTCCATCGCGTCGGCGTGGGTGAACGGCATGTCCGGGCGGCGGCGTCGGCCCTCGGCGAGCATGCCCTCGGAGAAGTCGGCAGGCACGACATCGGCACCCGCATCGGCCAGCGGCTCGCTGGAGGTGCCGGTGCCGGCGCCAAGGTCCAGGATGCGCATTCCCGGACGCGGGGCGATGGTGCGGGTGACGGCTCGCCGCCAGAGGCGGGCCTGCCCCATCGACAGGACGTCGTTGGTGCAGTCGTAGCGGGGTGCGACCTCATCGAACATCGAGGAGACGTGCGAGGGGTCCTTCGCGAGGCTGGCGCGGGTCATGGGCCCAGTCTCCCACCCGGTCACCCCAGCTCGGTGGGTGGATACGCTCACCGGCGATGACCGCCGCCGACCAGCCCCGTGACCCCGCCACCCCCGCGACCGGGCGAGCCCCCACCTCCGCGCGGATCCCCCGACTCGTGGTGCGCACCGAGGTCCACCCCTCCGATGGGGTGAGCCTCGGCAAGGTGCTCCCCCGGGTGGCCCCGCAGGAGGTCACCGCGTGGATCCGCCGCCGTGAGGGCATGGTCGGCTGGGGGCGGGCGGCCTCGGTGACGCTGGTCGGTGAGGAGTCGGGGCCCGACCGGTGGGAGCGCCTGAGCCAGTGGTGGCGGCAGGTGGCGCAGGAGGCGCGTGAGGAGGTCGTGGCCGACTCGTCGGTGCCCCAGGGGGGCGACGGGTCGCTGCCCCGAGGCGCTGGGCTGGTGGCGTGGGCGTCCATGGCCTTCAGCGACGACTCCCCGGAGGGTTCGGTGCTCGTGGTGCCCGAGGTGGTCGTGGGGGTGAAGGACGACGTGGCCTGGGTGACGCGCATCGAGGTCGCCGGGGAGGCGACCGAGGGTGCGGCTGCCGAGGGTGCGACGCCGGCCGGCATCCCGCAGCGCTCGGACGACCCGCCCTCGGCGCCCACCCGCATCGAGGAGGGGCCGGGCGGGACCCCGGCGGAGGGCTGGCCGGCGGTGGTGCAACGCGGGATCGACGCGATCCGCTCCGGGCGAGCCGACAAGGTGGTGCTGGCCCGGGACGTCGTGGCCACGGCCCCCGAGCCGCTGGACGTGCGCTGGCTCCTCCACCGGCTGGTCGGTGCCTACCCGGACACGTGGACCTTCGCCGTCGACGGACTGGTGGGTGCCACGCCCGAGATGCTCGTGCGCCTGGACGACGGGCACGTGTTCTCGCGGGTGCTGGCCGGGACCGCGTCGCGGGCTGCCGATGTGGAGGACGACCAGCACGCTGCCGACGACCTGCTCGCGAGCCGCAAGGACCTCTCCGAACACGCCTTTGCCGTGGAGTCGGTGGTCGAGCGTCTGTCGCCGCTGTGCACTGCGGTGGTGGCGCCCCGGTCGCCGGCCCTGCTCACGTTGCCCAACGTCTTCCACCTGGTCAGTGACCTGGACGGACGGGCGGTGCCCGGTACGACGGTGTTGGAGCTCGCGGGGGCGCTGC encodes:
- a CDS encoding demethylmenaquinone methyltransferase encodes the protein MTRASLAKDPSHVSSMFDEVAPRYDCTNDVLSMGQARLWRRAVTRTIAPRPGMRILDLGAGTGTSSEPLADAGADVVPADFSEGMLAEGRRRRPDMPFTHADAMDLPFEDASFDVTTISFALRNVADPALALREMARVTRPGGRLVLCEFSSPTFAPFRTVYDTYLMKALPAIASRVSSNPESYHYLAESIADWPDRDGVRRMVEAAGWTGVEVRNLSGGVVALHTAHCPAGR
- a CDS encoding PhoX family protein, whose translation is MRNEGRRLLPLLTQPLTGGRQSMTCKYRCADQCAQPTPNTSDNTYFGDVVADGASRRQVLLAGGLGLAAAAAAGTANMPSAGAANVQTEGANVLGFDPIVPTPADVDELRVPDGFEWKAISSWGDPIRAGAPKLDFENQTEAAQLEQVGYNADFVTVVPTGKHTAVLGFNNEYVNPELMWQSAADGEDLTDEQIRITMAAHGLTIVGLKRGNDKQFYRHDLSSPLNRRIHMGTEFTLTGAAAGHDLMKTSADPSGTVVLGTNNNCAGGLTPWGTILSGEENWHGYFAGAGAPAEMAEEIERYGIGDEGRFAWEKVDDRFSLAAEPNETHRFGYIVEVDPTDPTSTPVKHTALGRFKHEGGNTIIADNGKVVVYMGDDERYDYMYKFVSAGTYKEGDKKHNMSLLSEGDLYVAKFTGDGFEDGVCDGTGTWIPLVKDGKSAVEGMSVAEVLIFTRIAADKVGPTKMDRPEDVEPNPVNRKIYAALTNNSKRSPSEIDEANPRAENKHGHIIELTEAGGDHTAEEFTWMLVLIAGDPTDPTTYFAGYDKSRVAPISCPDNVAFDSVGNLWIATDGMPSGLGHCDGLYIMPVEGEDRGKLQQFLSVPAAAECCGPWIGADGTSVFIAVQHPGEADGASPAHPVSVFPYDDYRQPRPAVVEVKRKAGGPIIDTGVASGSAFGNAQARVGSLLG
- a CDS encoding polyprenyl synthetase family protein; this translates as MENARPDAGLSGVASGMQQVDALLAEVVQHDDPFIAEASAYLMQAGGKRFRPQLALLVSGLGDGPTPEVVKAAAAVELVHLASLYHDDVMDDADLRRGVPSANARYGNATSVVVGDMLFGKSSALVAELGPEAVRLQADTFVRLCAGQIRDERPVPAGVDPVDHLLGVLADKTGALIAAAACYGAQFSGCDAATVELMGAFGERLGLVFQLADDLLDVASDAEESGKTPGTDLREGKATLPVLFARRSTDAGSARLRELLAGPVAEEDLSEALGMLRAHPGLQEAREFTLAYARQTESMLEPLGDGEVPDALRQLVHAVADRVA
- a CDS encoding isochorismate synthase, whose protein sequence is MTAADQPRDPATPATGRAPTSARIPRLVVRTEVHPSDGVSLGKVLPRVAPQEVTAWIRRREGMVGWGRAASVTLVGEESGPDRWERLSQWWRQVAQEAREEVVADSSVPQGGDGSLPRGAGLVAWASMAFSDDSPEGSVLVVPEVVVGVKDDVAWVTRIEVAGEATEGAAAEGATPAGIPQRSDDPPSAPTRIEEGPGGTPAEGWPAVVQRGIDAIRSGRADKVVLARDVVATAPEPLDVRWLLHRLVGAYPDTWTFAVDGLVGATPEMLVRLDDGHVFSRVLAGTASRAADVEDDQHAADDLLASRKDLSEHAFAVESVVERLSPLCTAVVAPRSPALLTLPNVFHLVSDLDGRAVPGTTVLELAGALHPSAAVGGTPRVVALDLIRELEGRDRGRYAGPVGWMDARGDGDMGIALRTGQIEAEDPCSLRMWAGGGIMADSDPQAEYAETGAKLAPMRSALSGD